The nucleotide sequence GTGAGGCCGCGGGAAAGCCGATCTCCCGCCTCACCACGTACAGGCCGCGACCCGACGCCTCACGGGTCACCAGGTTCGGGCGAAAGCTGCTGGTCAGGACGGGCGTGATCCCGGCGCGTCGCGATTACGAGCCGCACCTCCGGGGCCTCGCTCCCTACGCCGGGAGCACGTGGTGGGCGCTCTCGCGCGACGCCTGCACCTACATCCTGAGCTTCGCGGACACCGAGCGCCGGGTGGTGGAGTTCTTCGAGCACACCGTCTGTCCCGACGAGTCGTTCTTCCAGACGATCCTGGGCAACTCGCCTTTCAGAGAAAGAATCGAGAGAAACCTCACCTACGCCGACTGGAGCGCCGGAGGAGACAGTCCGGCATACCTGACGGAGCAGCACCTGGAGCTCTTCGAGGCCAGTGCACACGTCACCCTGGACGACGTGTATGGGGTGGGGGAAGCGCTGTTCGCCAGGAAGTTCCGAGACGAGGCCGCGGACCTGGTCGTGCGGCTCGATCGCCGGGCAAGGGGCTCCGGGCCGGGCGAGCGCTGCACCTGACGTGGCATTCTGGACCTGGACGTCCCCCGCCGGCCCGCCGCCCCATGCGGCTGCCTACCCGAACCGGGCGATCGAGAACGGGCTCAGGTCCAGCGGGTAGGTCTCACCGAGCGCCAGCGCCGCGATGGCTTCGCCGATGGCGCTGGAGAACTTGAATCCGTGGCCGGAGCAGGGGCTGGCGACCACCACGCGCGGGCTGGCCGGGTGGTGGTCCAGGACGAAGTGGGCGTCCGGGGTGTTGGTGTAGAGGCAGACGGAGGTTCCCAGGAGCGGCCCCGCCGCGCCGGGGAGGAAGCGGCGGAGCAGCGCCAGGGCGGGCGCCTCGTCCTCCGGGGTGGTCTCG is from Longimicrobiaceae bacterium and encodes:
- a CDS encoding beta-1,6-N-acetylglucosaminyltransferase; protein product: MKIAYLVLAHDNPKHLERLAGALSSRSSAVFVHIDRRSSLDRFSNLPRDSVHVSRERIPVYWGDFSQVDAILLLLRSALSARDRFDYFVLLSGTDYPLQPAAYIESFFERNRGREFMNIVRMPCEAAGKPISRLTTYRPRPDASRVTRFGRKLLVRTGVIPARRDYEPHLRGLAPYAGSTWWALSRDACTYILSFADTERRVVEFFEHTVCPDESFFQTILGNSPFRERIERNLTYADWSAGGDSPAYLTEQHLELFEASAHVTLDDVYGVGEALFARKFRDEAADLVVRLDRRARGSGPGERCT